In Scheffersomyces stipitis CBS 6054 chromosome 8, complete sequence, one DNA window encodes the following:
- a CDS encoding predicted protein, protein MVLLQYPKAVVFDLDYTLWPLWCDTHIYMPISALSRNELVDSNGMKISFYKDVESIILELVENEVVLIAASRTATPKIAQELLSLLHIGGKPAITYFHSLQWGQGSKVKHISKAAEDLRLQSALQEGHFMLFDDESRNRDVGSINCHFAYVYDENQGLTRSIFISELKKWSKSLNTR, encoded by the coding sequence ATGGTACTCCTACAGTACCCTAAGGCAGTGGTCTTTGATTTAGATTATACATTGTGGCCACTATGGTGTGATActcatatatatatgcCTATTAGTGCATTAAGCAGGAATGAGCTTGTCGATAGTAATGGTATGAAGATTTCCTTCTATAAAGACGTGGAGTCAATTATTCTAGAATTGGTAGAGAATGAAGTTGTACTCATTGCCGCAAGCAGGACGGCAACGCCAAAAATTGCTCAGGAGTTGTTGTCTTTGCTTCATATAGGTGGTAAGCCTGCGATTACTTACTTTCATTCTTTACAGTGGGGACAAGGAAGTAAAGTCAAGCACATATCGAAGGCCGCTGAAGATCTCCGTTTGCAATCCGCTTTGCAGGAGGGACACTTTATGTTGTTTGACGACGAACTGAGAAATCGTGATGTTGGAAGTATCAATTGTCATTTTGCTTACGTCTACGATGAAAACCAAGGATTAACACGCTCTATATTTATAAGTGAATTAAAGAAGTGGTCCAAATCTTTGAATACCCGTTAG
- a CDS encoding histone H2A (go_function DNA binding), with protein sequence MSGGKGKAGSSEKASTSRSAKAGLTFPVGRVHRLLRKGNYAQRVGSGAPVYLTSVLEYLAAEILELAGNAARDNKKSRIIPRHLQLAIRNDEELNKLLGHVTIAQGGVLPNIHQNLLPKKSGKSAKASQEL encoded by the coding sequence atgtcaGGTGGTAAAGGTAAAGctggttcttctgaaaaggCCTCAACTTCTAGATCAGCCAAGGCTGGATTGACTTTCCCTGTTGGTAGAGTCCACAGACTATTAAGAAAGGGAAACTATGCACAAAGAGTTGGTTCTGGTGCTCCAGTTTATTTGACTTCTGTCTTGGAATATTTGGCTGCTGAAATCTTGGAATTGGCCGGTAACGCTGCcagagacaacaagaaatctaGAATCATTCCAAGACATTTGCAATTAGCCATCAGAAATGACgaggaattgaacaaattgtTGGGACACGTAACCATAGCACAAGGTGGTGTCTTGCCAAACATCCACCAGAACTTATTGCCAAAGAAGTCCGGAAAGTCTGCTAAGGCATCTCAAGAATTATAA
- a CDS encoding histone 2B (go_function DNA binding), translated as MAPPKAEKKPASKAPAEKKPAAKKTASATDSKKRTKTRKETYSSYIYKVLKQTHPDTGISQKAMSIMNSFVNDIFERIASEASKLAAYNKKSTISAREIQTAVRLILPGELAKHAVSEGTRAVTKYSSASN; from the coding sequence ATGGCCCCACCAAAAGCTGAAAAGAAACCCGCTTCGAAAGCCCCAGCTGAAAAGAAGCCTGCTGCTAAGAAGACTGCTTCTGCTACTGACTCTAAGAAGAGAACTAAGACTAGAAAAGAAACCTACTCTTCTTACATCTACAAGGTCTTGAAACAAACTCACCCAGACACTGGAATCTCTCAAAAGGCTATGTCTATCATGAACTCTTTTGTGAATGATATCTTTGAAAGAATCGCTTCTGAAGCTTCCAAGTTGGCAGCCTATAACAAGAAGTCTACCATTTCTGCCAGAGAAATTCAAACTGCTGTCAGATTGATCTTGCCAGGTGAATTGGCCAAGCATGCAGTTTCTGAAGGTACTAGAGCTGTTACCAAGTACTCTTCCGCTTCTAACTAG
- the SGA1 gene encoding Glucoamylase GLU1 precursor (Glucan 1,4-alpha-glucosidase) (1,4-alpha-D-glucan glucohydrolase) (go_process polysaccharide metabolism) has translation MKLQLLLLLQFVSFCYSLYIPIGGQSFNRGLIEIEKSIGDATDGSFLPGFIQQFFSWSVSEKVEDNIRLVDFETWIEKQKEISFRGILNNIGGVSDTLEQSEVSKGAVIASPSRIQPNYFYQWVRDAALTIKSLVYHIDDNNFENVDDIQSVIEAYIENNYYLQRLDNNSGKFDDPDKSGLGEPKFHANNTAFVQNWGRPQRDGPGLRAITILSYVSLLDKWNKKVSNKFLKSPEFIYNKIVKPDLTYIVRNWFKEGFDLWEEINSHHFYTSVTQLAAIKDGLLLAQKFEKDSDFLRQLQITYTNLKQFIENDSGYKNPAVPYIVETPSLLRAGKRTGLDAGSLLGSLHSHNMEFGDYSDIPFDVNDTHLINTLSAMVADMKYRYPLNHNKIGFEKGIGCALGRYPEDIYDGYGTSEGNPWFISTASASELIYKFIYNLEHNHMDIVINSQNKDFFKQFVDFDNIPSNDLTTVPANDYTDSIVIRYGTQTFRTLSINLVTYSDSFLEVIKDHVDNQGRMSEQFNKYHGFMQGARDLTWSYSAVWNAFRWRQKTLDILDQF, from the coding sequence ATGAAGTTGCAATTACTATTGTTATTACAGTTTGTTAGCTTCTGCTACAGTTTGTACATCCCAATTGGAGGACAATCTTTCAATAGAGGTCTCAtcgaaattgaaaaaaGCATAGGTGATGCTACCGACGGCTCATTCCTTCCTGGTTTTATTCAGCAGTTCTTCAGTTGGTCAGTTTCGGAGAAGGTAGAAGATAACATCCGccttgttgattttgagaCATGGATTGAGAAGCAGAAGGAAATTTCATTCAGAGGTATCCTTAATAATATCGGGGGTGTCAGTGATACTCTCGAACAATCTGAAGTTTCCAAAGGCGCTGTAATCGCTTCTCCATCGAGAATTCAGCCAAATTACTTTTACCAGTGGGTGAGAGACGCTGCTTTAACCATTAAGTCACTTGTTTATCACATTGATGATaacaattttgaaaatgtcgACGATATCCAATCAGTTATCGAAGCGTACATAGAGAACAACTATTATTTGCAACGTTTAGATAACAACTCTGGAAAGTTTGATGACCCAGATAAGTCTGGCCTTGGAGAACCAAAGTTCCATGCAAACAATACGGCTTTCGTCCAAAACTGGGGTAGACCTCAGAGAGATGGGCCAGGTTTAAGAGCTATCACTATTTTGAGTTATGTGAGCTTGTTGGACAAGTGGAACAAGAAAGTTTCCAAcaagtttttgaagtcTCCAGAATTTATCTATAACAAAATCGTGAAGCCTGACTTAACTTACATTGTCAGAAATTGGTTCAAAGAGGGATTTGATTTATGGGAAGAAATAAATTCGCATCACTTTTACACGTCTGTCACACAACTAGCTGCAATCAAGGATGGTTTATTATTGGCCCagaagtttgaaaaagattCCGATTTTTTGAGACAATTGCAAATCACTTATACAAACTTGAAGCAATTTATAGAGAATGATTCTGGTTACAAGAACCCTGCTGTACCGTATATCGTTGAAACTCCACTGTTACTTAGAGCAGGTAAACGTACTGGCTTGGATGCTGGATCACTCTTGGGttctcttcattctcaTAACATGGAATTTGGAGACTATAGTGACATTCCGTTTGATGTTAATGATACCCATTTGATCAACACTTTGAGTGCAATGGTCGCAGATATGAAGTACAGATATCCTCTCAATCATAACAAGATTGGGTTTGAAAAGGGCATTGGATGTGCCTTGGGAAGATATCCTGAAGATATTTATGATGGATATGGTACTTCTGAAGGTAACCCATGGTTTATTTCAActgcttctgcttctgaactAATTTACAAGTTTATATACAACTTAGAGCATAACCACATGGATATTGTGATTAACAGTCAGAAcaaagatttcttcaaacagTTTGTTGACTTTGATAATATCCCATCAAATGACTTGACAACAGTACCTGCCAATGATTATACTGATTCAATTGTGATTAGATATGGAACCCAAACATTCAGAACACTCTCAATTAATTTGGTGACATATTCTGATTCCTTTTTGGAAGTGATCAAAGATCACGTTGATAATCAGGGCCGCATGTCGGAGCAATTCAATAAGTATCATGGTTTCATGCAAGGTGCAAGGGATTTGACTTGGAGTTATAGTGCAGTTTGGAATGCCTTCAGATGGAGACAGAAGACTTTAGATATTTTAGACCAATTCTAG